Proteins encoded within one genomic window of Haematospirillum jordaniae:
- a CDS encoding LuxE/PaaK family acyltransferase, with amino-acid sequence MTTLLPLDSFFEEPPYGLRRSQKEPLFLERMSWLTHHHVQHCPPYKKMMAFFPDQTEKHSSLEHVPFLPVRLFKELDLKSVPRSQVQKTLLSSGTTGHARSRIALDHAEIMRQTKVLAHITVNFTGLERMPMLVVDSQSTERGADASSARAAATTGFSLFGRPIIYALDKQGMTDLNALKDFEARYGNQPVFVFGLTFLVFSKFLKCLEEQGIRLDLGKGILIHGGGWKKMADQQISAGAFRVLAEKTTGIRSVHNYYGLVEQTGSIFLECEQHHLHPSLFSDVLVRNAHLEPCVSNERGLLQVFSALPESYPGHSLLTEDEATILGEDDCPCGRKGKYFVVHGRVQDAEARGCSDTLA; translated from the coding sequence ATGACCACGCTCTTGCCCCTTGATTCTTTCTTTGAAGAGCCACCCTACGGACTCCGTCGCTCACAAAAAGAGCCTCTTTTTCTGGAACGCATGTCGTGGTTGACGCACCATCATGTGCAACACTGCCCACCTTACAAAAAAATGATGGCTTTCTTCCCGGACCAGACAGAAAAGCATTCCTCTCTGGAACACGTTCCCTTCTTGCCGGTTCGCCTCTTCAAGGAACTGGATCTAAAGAGTGTTCCACGGAGCCAGGTCCAGAAGACCCTGCTGTCATCAGGAACAACCGGCCATGCACGTTCGCGCATCGCGCTTGATCATGCTGAAATCATGCGACAAACAAAAGTCCTTGCCCACATTACCGTGAATTTTACGGGGCTGGAACGCATGCCTATGCTGGTTGTCGACTCACAATCCACAGAAAGAGGCGCGGATGCATCATCAGCACGCGCAGCCGCCACGACCGGTTTCTCGCTCTTTGGGCGCCCCATCATATATGCCCTGGACAAACAGGGAATGACTGACCTGAATGCCCTGAAAGATTTTGAAGCCCGTTATGGTAACCAACCTGTTTTTGTCTTTGGCCTTACCTTCCTTGTGTTCTCGAAATTTCTGAAGTGCCTTGAGGAGCAGGGTATACGCCTTGATCTGGGAAAAGGTATCCTGATCCACGGTGGTGGGTGGAAGAAGATGGCCGACCAACAGATCAGCGCCGGGGCATTCCGTGTGCTGGCCGAAAAAACAACCGGTATCCGCTCTGTCCATAACTACTATGGCCTTGTTGAACAGACAGGCTCCATCTTTCTTGAATGTGAGCAACACCATCTGCATCCGTCCCTGTTCTCGGATGTTCTGGTGCGGAATGCACATCTTGAACCTTGCGTATCAAACGAAAGAGGTTTGCTTCAGGTTTTTTCCGCTTTGCCCGAGAGCTATCCCGGTCATAGTCTTTTGACAGAAGATGAAGCCACGATTCTTGGGGAAGACGATTGTCCGTGCGGGAGAAAGGGGAAATATTTTGTTGTACATGGACGGGTCCAGGACGCTGAAGCTAGGGGATGCAGCGACACCCTTGCTTGA
- a CDS encoding acyl-CoA reductase, whose amino-acid sequence MDGSRTLKLGDAATPLLDEGSNLDLLAGNRDLRDTCLPPFAPPVCEFLGAFSKALRLDPQARKKPDLQTFAFWCRPAGIKASQELCNDSRLRLGRGLTLHIAPGNTPVNTALSLAFGLLAGNVNIVRAPSRPFEEIDILCRILNDVVSGSPYQDMARRFAIVRYAKDLDLTATLSRACAARMIWGGDATVTHIRSMPTRPDCVDVVFPDRLSLCVMDSDAVANLGDDDLAALVRAFFNDAYTMDQNACSSPRYVIWCGKKRDPQRFWNALEHHIKDRSYTLHAEQAVSKATSVLKALAIRPDIQAVQPYGITLSVLDLETVPPCLKTESGRSGFFFQTHIHNLDDLAPSLSPKVQTLTYFGITPSSMQEWTLRHGIRGISRIVPVGHALDMDVLWDGFNIVAELSRIVHVT is encoded by the coding sequence ATGGACGGGTCCAGGACGCTGAAGCTAGGGGATGCAGCGACACCCTTGCTTGATGAAGGATCCAATCTTGATCTGCTGGCCGGAAATCGTGACCTGCGTGACACGTGCCTTCCACCCTTTGCACCGCCTGTCTGCGAATTCCTCGGTGCCTTTTCAAAGGCCCTGCGTCTTGATCCACAAGCCCGGAAGAAACCCGACCTGCAAACGTTTGCTTTCTGGTGTCGGCCTGCAGGCATCAAGGCATCACAGGAACTCTGCAACGATTCCAGACTACGCCTTGGGCGCGGCCTGACACTGCACATTGCACCCGGCAATACTCCCGTCAACACAGCCCTCTCGCTGGCATTTGGCCTGTTAGCCGGTAACGTGAATATCGTACGGGCTCCGTCACGCCCATTTGAAGAGATCGATATCCTGTGCCGTATTCTGAATGATGTTGTCAGCGGATCTCCCTATCAAGACATGGCTAGGCGCTTTGCCATCGTCCGTTATGCAAAGGATCTGGATTTAACCGCTACACTGTCACGTGCCTGCGCGGCCCGCATGATCTGGGGCGGCGATGCAACCGTCACACACATCCGGTCCATGCCGACACGACCGGACTGCGTTGATGTTGTGTTCCCTGATCGCCTGTCCCTGTGCGTCATGGATTCCGATGCGGTTGCCAACTTGGGAGACGATGATCTGGCTGCACTTGTCCGCGCGTTCTTCAACGACGCATACACAATGGACCAGAACGCATGCTCTTCCCCCCGTTATGTCATCTGGTGCGGTAAGAAAAGAGATCCGCAGCGTTTCTGGAACGCCCTTGAACACCACATAAAAGATAGGTCATACACACTGCATGCCGAACAGGCTGTCAGTAAAGCCACCTCTGTCCTGAAAGCCTTGGCGATACGTCCGGACATCCAGGCGGTCCAGCCATACGGCATTACCCTTTCTGTACTGGACCTAGAAACCGTTCCCCCTTGCCTTAAGACAGAAAGCGGGCGAAGTGGCTTCTTCTTCCAGACGCACATTCATAACCTTGACGATCTGGCCCCATCCTTGTCCCCGAAAGTCCAGACCTTAACCTATTTCGGCATCACACCATCCTCCATGCAGGAATGGACCCTACGCCATGGTA